One Deltaproteobacteria bacterium DNA window includes the following coding sequences:
- a CDS encoding ABC transporter permease, whose amino-acid sequence MLALRFLKIWVGGAILSVLLLCGLAAPLLAPRDPQAQTLEDRLRPPRWTENGSAAYLLGTDNLGRDMLSRIIYGSRISLLVGAATVIFAGLVGCTLGAVAGYFGGTTEELVGKLSEIFLAFPFLLIAIAIMAFLGQGVGNLIMALMLSRWVQYCRVVRGEVLSLKERDFVTAAKALGGKDFYVLFRHVVPNTFASVTVIATFGMAIVIITEASLSFLGLGVPVHIPTWGSMLAEGRSYINRAPWLTIFPGLAIFITVFGINLLGDGLRDIFDPKLRRQR is encoded by the coding sequence ATGCTGGCGCTGCGTTTTCTTAAAATCTGGGTGGGCGGAGCGATTCTCTCCGTCTTGTTGCTCTGCGGCCTCGCCGCGCCGCTGTTGGCGCCGCGCGATCCTCAAGCGCAAACTTTGGAAGACCGCCTGCGGCCGCCGCGCTGGACGGAGAACGGGTCGGCGGCGTATTTACTTGGCACCGACAATCTTGGCCGCGACATGCTGAGTCGGATCATCTATGGTTCGCGGATTTCTTTACTGGTCGGCGCGGCGACGGTGATCTTTGCCGGCTTGGTCGGCTGCACTCTTGGCGCCGTGGCCGGCTATTTCGGCGGCACCACGGAAGAACTGGTCGGCAAGCTGTCAGAGATTTTTCTGGCCTTTCCATTTTTACTGATCGCCATCGCGATCATGGCATTTCTCGGCCAAGGCGTCGGCAATCTGATCATGGCGCTGATGCTCAGCCGCTGGGTGCAGTATTGCCGCGTGGTGCGCGGCGAAGTGTTGTCGCTCAAAGAGCGCGACTTCGTGACCGCGGCCAAGGCGTTGGGCGGCAAGGATTTTTACGTGCTGTTTCGCCACGTCGTGCCCAACACTTTCGCCAGCGTCACGGTGATCGCGACTTTCGGCATGGCGATCGTGATCATCACCGAAGCGAGCTTAAGTTTTCTCGGTCTCGGCGTGCCGGTGCATATTCCGACCTGGGGATCCATGCTCGCCGAAGGGCGCAGTTATATTAACCGCGCGCCGTGGTTGACGATATTTCCCGGCTTGGCGATCTTTATCACCGTGTTCGGCATCAACTTGCTCGGCGACGGCCTGCGCGACATTTTCGATCCAAAGTTAAGAAGACAGAGATAG